A segment of the Synechococcus sp. CBW1002 genome:
TGCGGGAGGTTCAGGCTTACCTGAACCTGCTTCCCGCCGATGCACCCTTGCCGCCGGTCGACAACTCGATCATTCAGGAGGCTCTCAGCAGCGAAGTTTAGCTGTTATCAGCGCAGGGGAACAGAGCTGTCCTGCGCATCTTCGGTCTTCAATTCCACGGAAACATCGGCAGACGGCTCAGCAACGGTCACGCCATGACGGCCCAGACGCCCCTTGCGGACATACAGGGCCTGGTCGGCTCGTTCCATCAGCAGGCTTGCTGATTCATCGCGCTGCGGGATGGCGCAGGCAACACCGATGCTGGCGGTGACCCACCCGACCACGGGGCTCGAGCCATGGACGAGCGCCATGGCGTCCAGGGCAGCGAGGATATCGTGGGCCAGCTTGGTGGCTTCAGCCAGTGGGGTTTCAGGCAGTAACACCGCAAATTCCTCACCTCCGATCCGACACACCAGGTCAGAGCTGCGCCGGGCCTGGCTGCGGATGACGTCGGCGACGGTCCTCAAGCAGGCGTCCCCCTGCACATGTCCGTAGAGATCGTTGTAGAGCTTGAAGTGATCCACATCCAGCAACAGCAGGCTCAACGGTTGTCCACTGCGGAGACCTCGTCTCCATTCCTCGCTCAGTCCCTCATCAAAGCTGCGGCGGTTGCCGACAGCTGTGAGGCCATCGGTGCTGGCCAGGGATTTCAACTGTGCCGTGAGTTCCTGTCCTTCTGTCACCAACTTCAAGAAGCTGCGCATCAGGCTGCCGATCTCCATGGGGGCATTCTTGATTGTGGAGCTCTGGAGGGCGGTGTTCACATCTTCCCCAGGAGTCTTCATCAGCTGCTCGAGTTGCAACAATGGCTTCAGAATCCGATCCGAGGTTCGCCAGGCAAACAGCAGGCCCACAAGCCAACCCAGCGCCAGTCCTGACAACCAGAAGGCAAAGCCAGTCCTCAGCGCCTGATTCTCCTTTCGCTTGAGTGTGTCGCGCTGGTCGTCGAGTTTGCGCTGCAACGTCGACAACTCTTCCCCGTGGCGCCGGATGGCGGTGATGGCCGGGTCACTCAGCATCGTTTCCAGAACAGCGGACGACACCGGCTGTTGTCTGGCCTGGGCGGATCGGACCTCTGCTGCCGTTCTCTCCAGGTTGCGCAACACCTGAACCGAGAGCAGGCGGATGGCTTCCAGTTCCCGATGGAAAGCGGGATCAGTTGAGGCCATGACCAAGGAAGCCAGCTGGTAAGCATTCAGGGGTCGGGACAGCACGCGGCGAACATCGTCTCTGCTGAACCCTTGACGGCGTCCTGATTCCCGTTTGCATCTCAGGCAGAGACTGCTTGAGATGGGCGCCCCTCCTGCTGGCATTTCCGAGGTGGACTGGTTGTCGTGGCCAGCTGGTGCCAGGGAGTTCATTCTGGCTCAACAGGAGGAGATGGTGCAGCTCCGCGTCCAGCTCACCGCCCTGGCGACCGAACTGGCCCATCTGCGCGAGCGGATCGGCCGCAGCTCCCGCAATTCTTCCAAGCCTCCCTCCAGTGATGGCCAGGGGTTTAGGCCGCCCGAACGACGCAAGGGCAGTGGCCGCAAGCGCGGCGGCCAGCCGGGCC
Coding sequences within it:
- a CDS encoding GGDEF domain-containing protein, encoding MASTDPAFHRELEAIRLLSVQVLRNLERTAAEVRSAQARQQPVSSAVLETMLSDPAITAIRRHGEELSTLQRKLDDQRDTLKRKENQALRTGFAFWLSGLALGWLVGLLFAWRTSDRILKPLLQLEQLMKTPGEDVNTALQSSTIKNAPMEIGSLMRSFLKLVTEGQELTAQLKSLASTDGLTAVGNRRSFDEGLSEEWRRGLRSGQPLSLLLLDVDHFKLYNDLYGHVQGDACLRTVADVIRSQARRSSDLVCRIGGEEFAVLLPETPLAEATKLAHDILAALDAMALVHGSSPVVGWVTASIGVACAIPQRDESASLLMERADQALYVRKGRLGRHGVTVAEPSADVSVELKTEDAQDSSVPLR